Proteins from a genomic interval of Periophthalmus magnuspinnatus isolate fPerMag1 chromosome 11, fPerMag1.2.pri, whole genome shotgun sequence:
- the poc1bl gene encoding polypeptide N-acetylgalactosaminyltransferase 4, with the protein MRGRCSRKLGVLAKATFLLWLLWLGYLFLARSSFSDLGEDEEDEEEVKARQLVLEERGAEALLSRPLYLKPPADHNAPGEWGRAARLSLSSEEKKQEQDTVERYAINIFVSDKISLHRHIQDNRMSECQNKKYDYRRLPTTSVIIAFYNEAWSTLLRTIHSVLESTPAILLKEIILIDDYSDRVYLKSKLEDYISKLRRVRLIRTNKREGLVRARLIGATYATGDVLTFLDCHCECVPGWIEPLLERIGENASTVICPVIDTIDWNSFEYYMQTDEPMIGGFDWRLTFQWHSVPEVERKRRKSRTDPIRSPTMAGGLFAVSKSYFEYLGTYDTGMEVWGGENLELSFRVWQCGGNLEIHPCSHVGHVFPKKAPYARPNFLQNTVRAAEVWMDSYKQHFYNRNPPAKKENYGDISDRLQLRNKLKCNSFDWYLKNIYPELHVPEDREGWHGAVRSSGIPSECLDYNAPEHSPTGSHLSLFGCHGQGGNQYFEYTSQREIRFNSITELCAEVLEGQISIGMKHCPQDGEDKPHTMLWDFQNDGTIYHPLSGMCITAFRTGEGRTDVQMQRCSPGDKNQQWRFEW; encoded by the exons atgagggggcgctgttctcGAAAACTTGGGGTGCTGGCCAAAGCCACCTTCCTGCTGTGGCTGCTGTGGCTGGGGTACCTATTCTTGGCCCGCTCCTCGTTCTCTGATttaggagaggatgaggaggatgaggaggaggtgaaggccAGGCAGTTGGTCTTGGAGGAGAGGGGGGCTGAAGCTCTGCTGTCGAGACCCCTGTACCTCAAACCACCTGCGGACCACAATGCACCGGGAGAGTGGGGCCGTGCCGCTCGCCTCAGCCTCAGTTCAGAGGAGAAGAAGCAAGAGCAGGACACGGTGGAGCGATACGCCATCAACATCTTTGTCAGTGATAAAATCTCCCTCCACAGACACATCCAGGACAACAGGATGAGTGA ATGTCAGAACAAGAAGTATGACTATCGGCGGCTACCCACTACTTCAGTGATCATAGCCTTTTACAATGAAGCCTGGTCTACGCTGCTGCGGACCATTCACAGCGTCCTGGAGTCCACACCAGCCATTCTACTGAAGGAGATCATTCTTATTGATGACTATAGTGATCGAG TGTACCTGAAatctaaattggaagattacaTTAGTAAGCTGCGCCGTGTTCGCCTCATCCGCACCAACAAAAGAGAGGGTTTGGTGAGAGCGCGTCTCATTGGTGCCACGTACGCCACAGGTGACGTATTGACATTCCTGGACTGCCACTGTGAGTGTGTCCCGGGTTGGATTGAGCCACTACTTGAAAG GATTGGGGAGAATGCCAGCACTGTTATTTGTCCTGTTATCGACACCATCGACTGGAACTCATTTGAATATTATATGCAGACTGATGAGCCAATGATCGGTGGATTTGACTGGAGACTCACCTTTCAGTGGCACTCAGTCCCTGAAGTGGAACGCAAGAGGCGCAAGTCCCGCACTGACCCCATCAG GTCTCCCACAATGGCTGGTGGTTTATTTGCTGTGAGCAAGTCCTACTTTGAGTACCTGGGCACATATGATACGGGGATGGAGGTGTGGGGAGGAGAAAACTTGGAACTCTCATTCAGA GTCTGGCAGTGTGGGGGAAACTTGGAGATCCATCCCTGCTCTCACGTAGGCCATGTCTTCCCAAAGAAAGCTCCTTATGCCAGACCAAACTTCCTCCAAAACACTGTGAGAGCTGCTGAGGTTTGGATGGACTCTTATAAGCAGCATTTCTACAACAGAAATCCTCCAGCCAAAAAG GAGAATTATGGGGATATCTCAGATCGCCTGCAACTCAGGAACAAGCTGAAgtgcaacagttttgattggtATCTGAAGAATATCTACCCAGAACTGCATGTACCTGAGGACAGGGAAGGCTGGCACGGAGCA GTACGGAGCTCAGGCATACCCTCAGAGTGTCTGGACTACAATGCCCCAGAGCACAGTCCAACAGGATCCCACCTTTCTCTGTTTGGCTGCCATGGACAAGGAGGAAACCAG taCTTTGAATACACATCTCAAAGGGAAATCCGCTTTAACTCTATAACGGAGCTCTGTGCTGAAGTCTTGGAAGGTCAGATTTCCATTGGAATGAAGCATTGTCCTCAGGATGGAGAAGACAAACCACACACCATGTTGTGGGATTTCCAAAAT GACGGGACCATCTACCATCCTCTCTCGGGCATGTGCATCACAGCGTTCCGCACAGGAGAGGGACGCACTGATGTCCAAATGCAGAGATGTAGTCCAGGAGACAAAAACCAGCAGTGGAGGTTTGAGTGGTAG